GGCCGGCGAGCGCGGTGTCGAACGCGCGCTGCACCGCCGCCTCGGACTCGGAGTCGAGGTGCGCGGTGGCCTCGTCGAGGACGACGATGCGCGGCGCCTTGAGGAGCAGGCGGGCGATGGCCAGGCGCTGCTTCTCGCCGCCGGAGAGCCGGTAGCCGCGGTCGCCGACCACGGTGTCGAGCCCGTCGGGCAGCGAGGCGACCAGGTCCCAGACCTGGGCCGCGCGCAGCGCCTCGACGAGGTCGGACTCCCGCGCGCCGGGGCTGGCGTAGAGCAGGTTGGCCCGGATCGTGTCGTGGAACATGTGCGCGTCCTGCGTGACCACGCCGATGGCGCGGCGCAGCGACGCCTGCGTGAGCTCGCGGACGTCGCGGCCACCGACGCGTACGCTGCCGGCCGTCGCGTCGTAGAGGCGGCTCACGAGCGCGGTGACCGTGGTCTTGCCGGCGCCGGACGGGCCGACCAGCGCGACGAGCTGGCCGGGCTGGACGTGGAACGAGACCCCGCGCAGCACCTCCGCCGAGGGCGCGGCGTCGAGGGCGGAGACCGACTCGAGCGAGGCCAGCGACACCTCGTCGGCGCTCGGGTAGCGGAACGACACGTCGTCGAGCTCGACGCTGGCGGGCGCGTCGGCGGGGAGGTCGACCGCGTCGGGCCGGTCGGCGACCATGGGCGCGAGGTCGAGCACCTCGAAGACGCGGTCGAAGCTCACCAGCGCCGTCATGACGTCGACGTGGACGTTCGACAAGGCGGTGAGCGGGCCGTAGAGCCGGCCGAGCAGGGCCGACAGCGCGACCAGCGTGCCGACGCCCATGGAGCCGCTGATGACCAGGTTGCCGCCGATGCCGTAGACCAGCGCCGTCGCGAGGGCCGCGATGAGGGTCAGCGCGGTGAAGAAGACCCGCGCGTACATCGCCGAGACGACGCCGATGTCGCGCACCCGCGCGGCCTTGGCGCTGAAGTCGTCGCGCTCCTCGTCGAGCCGGCCGAAGATCTTGACGAGCAGGGCGCCGGAGACGTTGAAGCGCTCGGTCATCGTCTGGCTCATCGAGGCGTTGATGGTCATGGCCTCGCGCGTGATGGTCTGCAGCTTGGTGCCGACCCAGCGGGCGGGGAAGACGAACAGCGGCAGCACCAGCAGCGCCACCACCGTGATCTGCCACGACAGGAACAGCATCGTCGCCAGCACGAGCACGAGGCTGACCACGTTGCTCACGACCGCCGACAGCGTCGAGGTGAACGCCTGCTGCGCACCGATGACGTCGTTGTTGAGGCGGCTGACGAGCGACCCGGTCTGCGTGCGGGTGAAGAACGCGACGGGCATGCGCTGCACGTGGTCGAAGACCCGGCTGCGCAGGTCGAAGATGAGGCCCTCGCCGATGCGCGAGGAGAACCACCGGTTGAGCAGGCCCACGACCGCGTCGACCAGGGCGAGCCCGGCGACGGCCACGGCGCCCCACACGACGACCGAGCGGCGCCCGGGGGTGACGCCGCTGTCGATGATCACCTTGAACAGCAGCGGCCCGGTGACGGTGATGACCGCGTCGACGACGACGAGGACGAGGAACAGGACGAGGTCGCGCCGGTAGGGGCGGCCGAAGGCGGCGATGCGGCGCAGGGTCTCGCGCGAGACGCTGCGCCCGCTCGCAGCGCCCGTGCGCGTGTAGGAGCGCAGCGCCATCCACTGCTGGTGCGACATCCGGCCTCCTGGTGCTCCCGCGGACCTCGGGTCAACGCGGGTCCACCTCGCGACGCTTCCCGTCCGCCGGCGCTTTCGCGGTCAGCGGACGGGAAGGCGTGCTGCGGTCAGGAGGCCTTCTTGGTGCGCGTGGCACCTCCGCGGCCGCGGAGCTCGACGCCGGACTCGGTGAGCATGCGGTGGACGAAGCCGTAGGAGCGCCCGGTCTCCTCGGCGAGGGCGCGGATGCTCACGCCGGTGGAGTACTTCTTCTTGAGGTCGCCGGCGAGCTTGGCCCGGTCGCCGCCCGTGACCCGCGCGCCCTTCTTCAACGTCTCTTCGGCCACTCGTTCCTCCGCCGCTCGTCACTGGTCCGGCCACTGGTCGTCGTCCGACGTCCGTGTGGCTGGTGTGTACCCCGACGACGGCGCCGAACACGCAGATCAGGGGGCGAAAGCGAACAGGTCAGGCGAGGGTGACGAGGTCGGCGTAGGAGGGGTTCCAGAGGTCCTCGACGCCGTCGGGCAGCAGCAGCACCCGCTCGGGGTCGAGCGCGTCGACCGCTCCCTCGTCGTGGGTCACCAGGACCACCGCGCCCTTGTAGCCGGCGAGCGCGGCGAGCACCTCGTCCCGACTGGCGGGGTCGAGGTTGTTGGTGGGCTCGTCGAGCAGCAGCACGTTGGCGGCCGAGACGACCAGCGTGGCCAGCGCCAGCCGGGTCTTCTCGCCGCCGGAGAGCACGCCGGCCGGCTTGTCGACGTCCTCGCCGGAGAAGAGGAACGACCCGAGCACCCGCCGCGCCTCGACCTCGGGCAGGTCGGGCGCCGAGGAGCGCATGTTCTCGAGCACGGTGCGCTCGGGGTCGAGCGTCTCGTGCTCCTGGGCGTAGTAGCCCAGCCGCAGTCCGTGCCCCGGCAGCACCTCGCCGGTGTCGGGCGCCTCGGTGCCCGAGAGCAGGCGCAGCAGCGTCGTCTTGCCGGCGCCGTTGAGCCCGAGCACGACGACCCGGCTGCCCTTGTCGATGGCGAGGTCGACGTCGGTGAAGATCTCGAGCGAGCCGTAGGACTTCGAGAGCCCCTCGGCCATGATCGGGGTCTTGCCGCAGGGGGCGGGGTCGGGGAAGCGCAGCTTCGCGACCTTGTCGGAGGCGCGGACGTCCTCGAGCCCCGACAGCATCCGCTCTGCGCGCCGGGCCATGCCCTGCGCCGCCTTGGCCTTGGTGGCCTTCGCGCCCATCTTCGCGGCCTGCGCGAGCAGCACGCCCGCCTGCTTCTCCGCGTTCTGGCGCTCGCGCTTGCGGCGGCGCTCGTCGGTCTCGCGCGCGGTGAGGTAGGCCTTCCAGCCCAGGTTGTAGGTGTCGATCGTCGCGCGGTTGGCGTCGAGGTGGAGCACCCGGTTGACGCACGCCTCGAGCAGGCCGACGTCGTGGCTGATCACCACCAGCCCGCCCTTGTGGGCGGCCAGGAAGCCGCGCAGCCAGACGATCGAGTCGGCGTCGAGGTGGTTGGTGGGCTCGTCGAGCAGCAGCGTGGTGTCGGCCATGTCGGAGCCGGTGCCGGAGAACAGGATGCGCGCGAGCTCGACGCGGCGGCGCTGCCCGCCCGACAGGGTGTGCAGCTGCTGGCCGAGGACCCGGTCGGGCAGCCCCAGGCTGGAGGCGATCGTCGCGGCCTCCGCCTCGGCGGCGTAGCCGCCCTTGGCGGTGAACTCGCCGTCGAGCCGGGCGTAGCGGCGCATGCCCTTCTCGTGGGTCGCCGGGTCGTCGCTGGCCATCATCTGCTCGGCCTCGCGCAGGCCGGTGACGATCTCGTCGAGCCCGCGGGCCGAGAGGATGCGGTCGCGGGCCAGCACGTCGAGGTCGCCGGTGCGCGGGTCCTGCGGCAGGTAGCCCAGGGAGCCGGAGCGCGTCACGGTGCCGGCGGCCGGCTGCCCCTCGCCGGCGAGGACGCGGGTCAGCGTGGTCTTGCCGGCGCCGTTGCGGCCGACGAGCCCGACCCGGTCGCCCGCGGCGACGCGGAAGGAGACGTCCTCCATCAGGATGCGCGAACCCGCGCGCAGCTCGAGGCCGGTGACGGTGATCACGGAAGGACTCCAAGAGGTCGTACGACGTGGGACAGCGAGCCGGGACCGACCGGCTGCTACGGCGTACGGCGGGGCATGACCCCAGTCTATGCGAGCGGGGCCTGCGCCTCAGGCGGCGCAGCGGTAGGTCGCCTTCCCGGCCGCCTTCGCCGCGTACATCGCCTCGTCGGCGCAGCGCAGGACCGCCTCGACCGCGCTGCTGCCGTCCAGGGGCGCGGCCACCCCGATGCTGGCCGACACGGTGACCGAGGTCGCGCCCAGCTGCACCGGGCGCCCGATCGCGTCCTGGAGGCGCTGCGCCGCGCGCTCGGCCTCGGGGCGCCCGGCGGTGCCGTCGAGCAGGACCGCGAACTCGTCGCCACCGAGCCGGGCCGCGGTGTCGCCGCCGCGCAGCACCTCCTCCATGCGCCGGGCCACCTCGACCAGCAGCTCGTCGCCGGCGGCGTGCCCGAGCGTGTCGTTGACGGCCTTGAAGCCGTCGAGGTCGATGAAGAGCACCGCGCCGCCGGTGCCGCCCTCCGCGGCGCGCTCGACCGCCGCGGTGAGCCGGCGCAGGAACAGGGCGCGGTTGGGCAGGCCGGTGAGCGCGTCGAACGACGCCTCGTGGCGCAGCTGCTCCTCGAGGGTGCGCCGGGCGTGCACGTCGGTGAGGGAGCCGACCAGCCGGACCTCTCCTGACGGGGAGACGACCCGCAGGGCCCGTGACAGCATCCAGCGCCAGCCACCCGCACCGGTGTGCAGCCGGTGCTGCGCCTCGAGCGCGGGCACGCGGCCCTCGACGGTGTCGTCGAGGGCGGCCTGCAGCGCCGGCAGGTCGTCGGGGTGCACGCGCCCGAGCCACTCGTGCGGCCCGGTCGACAGCGCGCCCGCCGGGACGCCGACGAGGTCGGCCCAGCGCGGTGAGAGGTAGATCGCGCCGGCGGAGAGGTCCCAGTCCCACAGGCCGTCGTTGGCGGCGGCGGAGGCGAGGGCGTAGCGCTCCTCGCTCGAGCGCAGGCCCTCGGCGAGCTGGCGCTCGCGCAGGACCGCTGAGGCGAGGTCCTCGCGCTGGCGGCGCAGGTCGGCCACCATGCGCTCGTGCTCGAGCGCGACCGCGAGCAGGGCGGCCCACTGGTTGGCGGTCTCGCGGCCGGTGGCCACCTGCGCCTCGACCGGCCCGACGGTCGCGAGCAGCCCCCAGCGCCTGCCCGCGCCGGCGCCCGTGCTGCCCGTCGAGACCGGGATCACGAAGGCCACGTCGCCCTGGCGCCGCGCGGCGGCCAGCAGGTCGGCGGGCGGGAACTGGCGCGCGGAGAACTCACCGCCGAGCAGGGCCTGGCGGTCGACGCCGCTCTCCCCCGTCTCGTCGTAGACGCCGTCGACGCGCAGGCGCGCCCCCGCCCAGGCCGCGAAGCAGCCGGACCGCGCACCCGTCGAGCGCAGCCACGACAGCGAGCGCGGGTCCACCCGGTCGCTCTGCAGCAGGTCGACGCTGATGGCGTACTGGCTGTGGAGCAGGCCTGCGAGGTGGGTGAGCTCGTCGTAGTGCCGGCGGCGCCCGTCGCGCGACAGCACGCGCAGCAGGCGCAGCAGCAGGTCGTCGACCCGGTCGGCGACCTCGGGCGCGACCGCTCCCCCGGGCACGAGCACGGTCGCGAGCCGGGTGACGTGGCGGCGCAGCGCGAAGGCGAGCTCACCGGCGCGCTCGGCGTCGGGCGCCGCCCGGTAGACCTCCTCGAAGGCGGCGCGCAGCTGCTCGACCTCGAGCTCGCCGCCGGCGAGCAGCGCCCGCGCCGCGGTGTCCGCCGCGCGCGCCGCCCGCTCGGCGACGGGACGCACCGCCGCGTACCCGCCGGCGACCTGGAACAGCTCGTCGAGCAGCACCTGACGCGCATCGCGGCCTCCGGCCTCCGGGCCGCGGACCACGACCTGGTCGCAGCCGCAGGACTCGCGGCGCACGAAGCGGGTGGGCACCGGGTGGGTGCCGGTCGGGCGCTCGCCGCGGACCTGCGCCAGCAGCAGGCCGGTGGCGCGCGCGCCGAGCAGGTCGAACTGCAGGCTGACCGACGCGAGCGAGGGCGTGCGCGAGGCCGCCTCGTCCATGTCGTCGAAGCCCACGACGGCCTGGCGGCCCGGGACCGGCACGTCGGCCTCGGCCAGCACGTCGAGGACGCCGAAGGCGTTGAGGTCGGTGGCGCAGACCACCGCGGTCGAGGGCAGCCCGCGCTCCAGCATGGTCGCCGCGGCCGCGCGGCCGCCGGCGAGCAGGTTGTCGGGCGCCTCGAAGAACAGCTCCTCGCCCGGCACCAGGCCCGCCGCGCCGAGCGTGTCGAGGTAGGCGTCGTAGCGGGCGCGCATGTCGCTCTGCACCAGGTTGCCGACGAAGCCGATGCGGGTGTGGCCGTGCGCGAGCAGGTGCTCGACGGCCTCGCGCACGCCGGTGGCGTTGTCAGGGACGACGCGGGGGCGGC
Above is a window of Motilibacter peucedani DNA encoding:
- a CDS encoding ABC transporter ATP-binding protein — translated: MSHQQWMALRSYTRTGAASGRSVSRETLRRIAAFGRPYRRDLVLFLVLVVVDAVITVTGPLLFKVIIDSGVTPGRRSVVVWGAVAVAGLALVDAVVGLLNRWFSSRIGEGLIFDLRSRVFDHVQRMPVAFFTRTQTGSLVSRLNNDVIGAQQAFTSTLSAVVSNVVSLVLVLATMLFLSWQITVVALLVLPLFVFPARWVGTKLQTITREAMTINASMSQTMTERFNVSGALLVKIFGRLDEERDDFSAKAARVRDIGVVSAMYARVFFTALTLIAALATALVYGIGGNLVISGSMGVGTLVALSALLGRLYGPLTALSNVHVDVMTALVSFDRVFEVLDLAPMVADRPDAVDLPADAPASVELDDVSFRYPSADEVSLASLESVSALDAAPSAEVLRGVSFHVQPGQLVALVGPSGAGKTTVTALVSRLYDATAGSVRVGGRDVRELTQASLRRAIGVVTQDAHMFHDTIRANLLYASPGARESDLVEALRAAQVWDLVASLPDGLDTVVGDRGYRLSGGEKQRLAIARLLLKAPRIVVLDEATAHLDSESEAAVQRAFDTALAGRTSIVVAHRLSTVRGADQILVVDDGRIVERGTHESLIALGGLYAELHATQFAEPEVPAEPVA
- a CDS encoding helix-turn-helix domain-containing protein, with the translated sequence MAEETLKKGARVTGGDRAKLAGDLKKKYSTGVSIRALAEETGRSYGFVHRMLTESGVELRGRGGATRTKKAS
- a CDS encoding ABC-F family ATP-binding cassette domain-containing protein, with the protein product MITVTGLELRAGSRILMEDVSFRVAAGDRVGLVGRNGAGKTTLTRVLAGEGQPAAGTVTRSGSLGYLPQDPRTGDLDVLARDRILSARGLDEIVTGLREAEQMMASDDPATHEKGMRRYARLDGEFTAKGGYAAEAEAATIASSLGLPDRVLGQQLHTLSGGQRRRVELARILFSGTGSDMADTTLLLDEPTNHLDADSIVWLRGFLAAHKGGLVVISHDVGLLEACVNRVLHLDANRATIDTYNLGWKAYLTARETDERRRKRERQNAEKQAGVLLAQAAKMGAKATKAKAAQGMARRAERMLSGLEDVRASDKVAKLRFPDPAPCGKTPIMAEGLSKSYGSLEIFTDVDLAIDKGSRVVVLGLNGAGKTTLLRLLSGTEAPDTGEVLPGHGLRLGYYAQEHETLDPERTVLENMRSSAPDLPEVEARRVLGSFLFSGEDVDKPAGVLSGGEKTRLALATLVVSAANVLLLDEPTNNLDPASRDEVLAALAGYKGAVVLVTHDEGAVDALDPERVLLLPDGVEDLWNPSYADLVTLA
- a CDS encoding diguanylate cyclase domain-containing protein; its protein translation is MADQQQEPGTAPGGAVGVLSPLVGGFYYGALLQGIADAAGDRGVVALQTLEAGNTHAEYVEPPAYDLDIAAEHVVGYVSVVNAVSAAQLDSIVAAGRPLVLVSTAEEVPGRPRVVPDNATGVREAVEHLLAHGHTRIGFVGNLVQSDMRARYDAYLDTLGAAGLVPGEELFFEAPDNLLAGGRAAAATMLERGLPSTAVVCATDLNAFGVLDVLAEADVPVPGRQAVVGFDDMDEAASRTPSLASVSLQFDLLGARATGLLLAQVRGERPTGTHPVPTRFVRRESCGCDQVVVRGPEAGGRDARQVLLDELFQVAGGYAAVRPVAERAARAADTAARALLAGGELEVEQLRAAFEEVYRAAPDAERAGELAFALRRHVTRLATVLVPGGAVAPEVADRVDDLLLRLLRVLSRDGRRRHYDELTHLAGLLHSQYAISVDLLQSDRVDPRSLSWLRSTGARSGCFAAWAGARLRVDGVYDETGESGVDRQALLGGEFSARQFPPADLLAAARRQGDVAFVIPVSTGSTGAGAGRRWGLLATVGPVEAQVATGRETANQWAALLAVALEHERMVADLRRQREDLASAVLRERQLAEGLRSSEERYALASAAANDGLWDWDLSAGAIYLSPRWADLVGVPAGALSTGPHEWLGRVHPDDLPALQAALDDTVEGRVPALEAQHRLHTGAGGWRWMLSRALRVVSPSGEVRLVGSLTDVHARRTLEEQLRHEASFDALTGLPNRALFLRRLTAAVERAAEGGTGGAVLFIDLDGFKAVNDTLGHAAGDELLVEVARRMEEVLRGGDTAARLGGDEFAVLLDGTAGRPEAERAAQRLQDAIGRPVQLGATSVTVSASIGVAAPLDGSSAVEAVLRCADEAMYAAKAAGKATYRCAA